In Stieleria varia, one genomic interval encodes:
- a CDS encoding glycosyltransferase family 9 protein: MTSQTPHRILISRMSAIGDAILTLPVACALRQAFPDAYLAWVVEKKAAPMVRNHRALDEVVVLERGWFTSPKAIRQTRNQLRALQCDIAIDCQGMTKSALACRLSGASRRIGYKGKHARELSRWMNNETVNPVFSHLTDRSLELLTRLGINTPQVQWDLPIPDTARMWAHRYRRTIASDRLAILNPGATWHSKRWEPERFGQTARYLADRYGYASVAIWGNDLDREMAETIVATSGGATVLAPDTDLHHLAALISTSNLFISGDTGPLHMAVAVGASTIGLYGATRPGDCGPYGQVALQKAYESGSAKQRRRADNTAMKAIQVEDVCEVVDQWHAKTLGQFPVAKAA, translated from the coding sequence CTGTTGCCTGCGCGCTTCGCCAAGCGTTCCCGGACGCCTACTTGGCCTGGGTGGTTGAAAAGAAGGCGGCACCAATGGTGAGAAATCACCGGGCACTTGATGAAGTCGTCGTGCTGGAACGTGGCTGGTTCACTTCGCCCAAAGCCATCCGTCAAACCCGCAATCAGCTGCGTGCGTTGCAGTGCGACATCGCCATCGATTGCCAAGGCATGACGAAATCTGCGTTGGCGTGCCGTCTGTCGGGAGCAAGCCGGCGGATCGGCTACAAAGGCAAGCACGCGCGTGAGCTGAGTCGGTGGATGAACAACGAGACCGTTAACCCGGTCTTCAGTCATCTGACCGACCGTTCACTGGAGTTGCTGACACGACTGGGGATCAATACGCCTCAAGTACAGTGGGATTTGCCGATTCCGGATACGGCACGAATGTGGGCTCATCGATACCGCCGAACCATCGCCAGCGATCGTTTGGCGATCCTGAATCCTGGTGCGACGTGGCATTCCAAACGATGGGAGCCAGAACGATTCGGACAAACGGCACGCTACTTGGCCGATCGTTATGGGTACGCATCCGTTGCGATCTGGGGCAATGACCTGGACCGCGAGATGGCCGAGACGATCGTCGCGACTTCGGGCGGTGCGACCGTGTTGGCACCCGATACCGACTTGCATCATCTGGCGGCATTGATTTCGACATCGAATCTGTTCATCAGTGGTGACACAGGACCGTTGCACATGGCGGTTGCAGTGGGAGCATCAACCATCGGGTTGTACGGGGCAACGCGTCCCGGTGATTGCGGACCGTACGGGCAAGTCGCTCTGCAAAAGGCGTACGAGTCGGGCTCGGCCAAACAACGACGCCGGGCCGACAACACGGCGATGAAAGCCATCCAGGTCGAGGATGTGTGCGAAGTCGTCGATCAATGGCACGCCAAGACGCTGGGCCAATTTCCTGTCGCCAAAGCGGCGTGA